The following are from one region of the Streptomyces rubrogriseus genome:
- a CDS encoding discoidin domain-containing protein, with product MRNRNWRSRVLCTVVATSLLALGGPLLSATAAGGPNIAVGDATAASSSHGEYGAANITDGNQGTYWQSGGGSLPQWVQTDLGATERIDEVVLRLPAGWESRDQTLSVQGSADGTGFSTLKTSATYAFDPGSGNTVTIAFPATQTRFVRVNITANTGWQAAQLSELEVHAAGESSVNLAAGRRLTASSSTGAYTPGNGNDGNRASYWESANNALPQWLQADLGSARRVNRVVLRLPDGWPTRSQTLKIQASDNGSDFTDLTAAKAYTFDAAGGQSAAVTFDAATARYVRVLVTANSGQPAAQVSELEVYGPETGDTQAPTTPANLAFTEPATGQIRLTWNESSDDTAVTGYDVYANGDLLTSVAGDVTTYTDTRPAGTTVTYYVRAKDAAGNQSGNSNSVTRRADTGDTQAPTAPSNLALTEPAAGQVRLTWTASTDDRGVTGYDVYADNKLRKSVAGDVTTYTDTQPASANVTYFVRARDAAGNESGDSNSVIRNGTKDGSNLAVGKPITASSHIHTYVAENANDNSTSTYWEGAAGGYPNTLTLKLGANADVDSVVLKLNPDAGWSRRTQNIEVLGRAQDASGLTSLVAAKDYVFDPASGGNSVTVPVGARAADVQLKFTSNTGATAGQVAEFQVIGTPAPNPDLEVTGLTTSPGSPVESDEITVSATVRNSGAAGAPAGKVAVRLGDTKVATADVPALEAGAQRTVSASLGAREAGSYELSAVADEANEIIEQNETNNTYTRPDPLVVKPVQSSDLVAATVTTSPSSPAAGDDVTFRVALKNQGTQDSAGGGHAVTLALVDSRGSTVKTLTGTHSGVIAAGSTAPAVSLGTWKAANGSYSLKVTVADDANELPVKRENNTSTQPLFVGRGANMPYDMYEAEDGTVGGGATVVGPNRTIGDIAGEASGRKAVHLDRTGEYVEFTTKADTNTLVTRFSIPDAPGGGGIDATLDVYVDGVMKKALPLTSKYAWLYGAEASPGNSPGAGAPRHIYDEAHIMLGETVPAGSTIRLQKDAANTSDYAIDFVNLEQVSAVPNPDPAAYAVPAGFTHQDVQNALDRVRMDTSGKLVGVYLPPGDYQTSSKFQVYGKAVQVVGAGPWFTKFHAPTTQDNTDIGFRAEASAKGSTFANFAYFGNYTSRIDGPGKVFDFSNTSDIVIDNIWNEHMVCLYWGANTDRMTIRNSRIRNMFADGINMTNGSTDNLVSNNDARATGDDSFALFSAIDAGGADMKNNLYENLTTTLTWRAAGLAVYGGYNNTFRNIHIADTLVYSGITISSLDFGYPMNGFGTDPTTFENVSIVRAGGHFWNGQTFPGIWVFSASKVFQGIRVNNVDIVDPTYSGIMFQTNYVGGQPQFPIKDTVFTDVSVTGAHKSGDEFDAKSGFGLWANEMPEAGQGPAVGEVTFNGLKLGDNAVDIRNTTSTFKIIRNP from the coding sequence ATGAGAAACCGGAACTGGAGATCGCGGGTCCTGTGCACCGTGGTCGCGACCAGTCTTCTGGCGTTGGGAGGACCGCTGCTGTCGGCCACGGCAGCCGGTGGCCCCAACATCGCCGTGGGAGACGCCACCGCGGCGAGCAGCTCGCACGGTGAGTACGGCGCCGCCAACATCACCGACGGCAACCAGGGCACGTACTGGCAGAGCGGCGGCGGCAGCCTGCCCCAGTGGGTCCAGACCGACCTCGGTGCCACCGAGCGGATCGACGAGGTCGTCCTGAGACTGCCCGCCGGCTGGGAGAGCCGCGATCAGACGCTCTCCGTCCAGGGCAGCGCCGACGGCACGGGCTTCAGCACGCTCAAGACGTCCGCCACCTACGCCTTCGACCCGGGGTCGGGCAACACGGTCACCATCGCCTTCCCCGCCACGCAGACACGGTTCGTACGGGTGAACATCACGGCGAACACCGGGTGGCAGGCGGCCCAGCTCTCCGAGCTGGAGGTGCACGCGGCCGGGGAGTCCTCCGTGAACCTCGCCGCCGGCCGGCGGCTGACGGCGAGCAGTTCCACGGGCGCGTACACCCCCGGCAACGGCAACGACGGCAACCGGGCCAGCTACTGGGAGAGCGCCAACAACGCCCTGCCGCAGTGGCTCCAGGCCGACCTCGGCTCGGCGCGCCGGGTGAACCGCGTCGTACTGCGGCTGCCGGACGGCTGGCCGACCCGCAGCCAGACGCTGAAGATCCAGGCCAGTGACAACGGCTCCGACTTCACCGACCTGACCGCCGCGAAGGCGTACACGTTCGACGCGGCGGGCGGCCAGTCGGCCGCGGTCACCTTCGACGCGGCCACCGCGCGCTACGTCCGGGTCCTGGTCACGGCCAACTCCGGCCAGCCCGCCGCCCAGGTCTCCGAGCTGGAGGTCTACGGCCCGGAGACGGGTGACACACAGGCGCCCACGACCCCGGCGAACCTCGCGTTCACCGAGCCCGCCACCGGGCAGATCAGGCTGACCTGGAACGAGTCCTCGGACGACACCGCCGTCACGGGGTACGACGTCTACGCCAACGGCGATCTGCTGACCTCGGTCGCGGGTGACGTCACCACGTACACGGACACCAGGCCGGCCGGCACGACGGTCACCTACTACGTGCGTGCCAAGGACGCGGCCGGCAACCAGTCGGGCAACAGCAACTCGGTCACCCGCCGCGCCGACACCGGCGACACGCAGGCACCCACCGCGCCCTCGAACCTCGCCCTCACCGAACCGGCCGCCGGGCAGGTCAGACTGACCTGGACCGCCTCGACCGACGACAGGGGCGTCACCGGGTACGACGTCTACGCCGACAACAAGCTCCGCAAGAGCGTCGCCGGTGACGTCACCACCTACACCGACACCCAGCCGGCGTCGGCGAACGTGACCTACTTCGTGCGGGCGAGGGACGCGGCGGGCAACGAGTCGGGCGACAGCAACTCCGTGATCCGCAACGGCACCAAGGACGGCTCGAACCTGGCCGTCGGCAAGCCGATCACCGCCTCGTCCCACATCCACACCTACGTCGCCGAGAACGCCAACGACAACAGCACCTCGACCTACTGGGAGGGGGCGGCGGGCGGCTACCCGAACACGCTGACCCTGAAGCTGGGCGCGAACGCGGACGTCGACAGCGTCGTCCTCAAGCTCAACCCCGACGCCGGCTGGTCCAGGCGCACCCAGAACATCGAGGTGCTCGGCCGTGCCCAGGACGCGTCCGGCCTCACCTCCCTGGTGGCCGCCAAGGACTACGTCTTCGACCCCGCGAGCGGCGGCAACAGCGTGACGGTACCCGTCGGCGCACGGGCCGCGGACGTCCAGCTGAAGTTCACCTCCAACACCGGGGCGACGGCCGGGCAGGTCGCCGAGTTCCAGGTCATCGGCACCCCGGCGCCCAACCCCGACCTCGAGGTGACCGGGCTGACCACGTCGCCCGGCTCCCCCGTCGAGTCGGACGAGATCACGGTGTCCGCCACCGTGCGCAACAGCGGTGCCGCGGGCGCTCCGGCCGGCAAGGTCGCCGTCCGGCTGGGTGACACCAAGGTCGCCACCGCCGACGTCCCCGCCCTGGAGGCGGGTGCGCAGCGCACGGTCAGCGCGTCGCTCGGGGCCCGCGAGGCGGGTTCGTACGAACTGAGCGCGGTCGCCGACGAGGCGAACGAGATCATCGAGCAGAACGAGACCAACAACACCTACACCCGGCCCGATCCGCTGGTCGTCAAGCCGGTGCAGAGCTCCGACCTGGTCGCCGCCACCGTCACCACCTCGCCGTCCAGTCCGGCGGCCGGTGACGACGTGACGTTCAGGGTCGCGCTGAAGAACCAGGGCACCCAGGACTCGGCGGGCGGCGGCCACGCGGTGACGCTCGCTCTTGTCGACTCCAGGGGCAGCACGGTCAAGACCCTCACCGGCACGCACTCCGGTGTCATCGCCGCCGGCTCGACGGCCCCGGCCGTGAGCCTCGGCACCTGGAAGGCGGCCAACGGCTCCTACTCCCTGAAGGTGACGGTCGCCGACGACGCGAACGAACTGCCGGTCAAGCGGGAGAACAACACCTCCACGCAGCCGCTGTTCGTCGGGCGGGGCGCGAACATGCCGTACGACATGTACGAGGCGGAGGACGGCACGGTCGGCGGCGGTGCCACGGTGGTCGGGCCCAACCGGACCATCGGCGACATCGCGGGCGAGGCGTCCGGGCGCAAGGCCGTCCACCTCGACAGGACCGGCGAGTACGTCGAGTTCACCACCAAGGCGGACACCAACACCCTGGTGACCCGCTTCTCCATCCCGGACGCGCCGGGCGGCGGCGGCATCGACGCCACGCTCGACGTGTACGTCGACGGCGTCATGAAGAAGGCGCTGCCGCTGACGTCGAAGTACGCCTGGCTGTACGGCGCCGAGGCGTCACCGGGCAACTCCCCCGGTGCGGGCGCCCCGCGGCACATCTACGACGAGGCGCACATCATGCTGGGCGAGACCGTCCCGGCGGGCAGCACGATCCGGCTGCAGAAGGACGCGGCGAACACCTCCGACTACGCGATCGACTTCGTCAACCTGGAGCAGGTCTCGGCGGTGCCGAACCCCGACCCGGCGGCGTACGCCGTACCGGCCGGGTTCACCCACCAGGACGTGCAGAACGCGCTCGACAGGGTCCGCATGGACACCTCCGGCAAGCTGGTCGGCGTGTACCTGCCGCCCGGCGACTACCAGACGTCGAGCAAGTTCCAGGTGTACGGCAAGGCGGTGCAGGTGGTCGGCGCCGGACCCTGGTTCACGAAGTTCCACGCGCCCACGACGCAGGACAACACCGACATCGGGTTCCGGGCCGAGGCGAGCGCGAAGGGTTCGACGTTCGCGAACTTCGCCTACTTCGGCAACTACACGAGTCGCATCGACGGGCCGGGCAAGGTGTTCGACTTCTCCAACACCTCGGACATCGTGATCGACAACATCTGGAACGAGCACATGGTGTGCCTGTACTGGGGAGCCAACACCGACCGGATGACGATCAGGAACTCCCGGATCCGCAACATGTTCGCCGACGGCATCAACATGACCAACGGCTCGACCGACAACCTGGTGTCCAACAACGACGCCCGGGCGACCGGTGACGACAGCTTCGCGCTCTTCTCGGCGATCGACGCGGGCGGCGCGGACATGAAGAACAACCTGTACGAGAACCTCACGACGACGCTGACCTGGCGTGCGGCGGGTCTGGCCGTCTACGGCGGCTACAACAACACCTTCCGCAACATCCACATCGCGGACACGCTGGTCTACTCGGGCATCACCATCAGCTCACTGGACTTCGGCTACCCGATGAACGGGTTCGGCACCGATCCGACGACCTTCGAGAACGTGTCGATCGTCCGGGCCGGCGGGCACTTCTGGAACGGGCAGACCTTCCCCGGCATCTGGGTGTTCTCGGCGTCCAAGGTGTTCCAGGGGATCAGGGTCAACAACGTCGACATCGTCGATCCGACCTACAGCGGCATCATGTTCCAGACGAACTACGTGGGAGGACAGCCGCAGTTCCCGATCAAGGACACGGTCTTCACCGACGTCTCCGTCACGGGAGCGCACAAGAGCGGTGACGAGTTCGACGCCAAGTCCGGCTTCGGCCTGTGGGCCAACGAGATGCCCGAGGCGGGGCAGGGGCCGGCGGTCGGTGAGGTCACCTTCAACGGGCTGAAGCTCGGCGACAACGCCGTGGACATCCGCAACACCACGTCCACGTTCAAGATCATCCGCAATCCGTAG
- a CDS encoding extracellular solute-binding protein, producing MRSARFRRTRRAGAITLVSALTLTALAACGTSSSDDGGGSEGGSGSSDPAAPLDPKTKVTITIDCMPPKAKAAELKEWQEDVREFNKTYPNVTIEGRSTPGQCLEPPRFTAMLKAKSQPDVFYTYFTDLPQVLDNDGAEDITAYVNDRTVPALGDIDPNVLGSLKHENKLYGLPTSNYTMGLLINRKLFEQAGLDPDAPPRTWDEVRSAAKKIAGLGDGIAGFGEYSAGNTGGWHFTAQMYSRGADVVDESGRKATFNNEVGKEVAENLHAMRWEDESMGKTQLLKWGDLQKQIATDKLGMFLAAPDDITYMVQQLGADYENFGMGPIPGAKNTLAGGNNYMIKKGISPDKIKAGVAWLNFQNLTVGEGQFNWARKKTDKLPVGLPQPNFWLNESKKKDDAARLEHATMPVENFKSFMDNPVPGLAEPPKAQEVYKVLDNVMSGLLTNEDADVDKLLSTAEQQVNQVLATQ from the coding sequence ATGAGAAGTGCTCGGTTCCGCCGTACTCGCCGTGCCGGCGCCATCACGCTCGTCTCCGCCCTCACCCTGACCGCTCTCGCCGCCTGCGGCACGAGCAGCAGTGACGACGGCGGCGGTTCCGAAGGCGGCAGCGGGTCCTCCGACCCGGCCGCTCCGCTGGACCCGAAGACCAAGGTGACGATCACCATCGACTGCATGCCGCCGAAGGCGAAGGCGGCCGAGCTGAAGGAGTGGCAGGAGGACGTCAGGGAGTTCAACAAGACCTACCCCAACGTCACCATCGAGGGGCGCTCCACCCCGGGCCAGTGTCTGGAGCCGCCGCGCTTCACCGCGATGCTCAAGGCCAAGTCACAGCCCGACGTCTTCTACACGTACTTCACCGACCTGCCCCAGGTGCTGGACAACGACGGCGCCGAGGACATCACGGCCTACGTCAACGACAGGACCGTCCCGGCGCTGGGGGACATCGACCCGAACGTCCTCGGCTCGCTCAAGCACGAGAACAAGCTCTACGGCCTGCCCACGAGCAACTACACGATGGGTCTGCTGATCAACCGCAAGCTCTTCGAGCAGGCCGGACTCGACCCGGACGCCCCGCCGCGCACCTGGGACGAGGTCCGCAGCGCCGCCAAGAAGATCGCCGGCCTGGGCGACGGCATCGCCGGCTTCGGCGAGTACAGCGCGGGCAACACCGGCGGCTGGCACTTCACCGCCCAGATGTACAGCCGCGGCGCCGACGTCGTGGACGAGAGCGGCAGGAAGGCGACCTTCAACAACGAGGTGGGCAAGGAGGTCGCCGAGAACCTCCACGCCATGCGCTGGGAGGACGAGAGCATGGGCAAGACCCAGCTGCTCAAGTGGGGCGACCTCCAGAAGCAGATCGCCACCGACAAGCTGGGCATGTTCCTCGCCGCACCCGACGACATCACGTACATGGTGCAGCAGCTCGGCGCCGACTACGAGAACTTCGGCATGGGCCCGATCCCGGGCGCGAAGAACACCCTGGCCGGCGGCAACAACTACATGATCAAGAAGGGGATCTCCCCCGACAAGATCAAGGCCGGCGTCGCCTGGCTGAACTTCCAGAACCTCACCGTCGGCGAGGGGCAGTTCAACTGGGCCCGCAAGAAGACCGACAAGCTGCCGGTGGGCCTCCCGCAGCCCAACTTCTGGCTGAACGAGTCGAAGAAGAAGGACGACGCGGCGCGCCTGGAACACGCCACCATGCCGGTCGAGAACTTCAAGTCGTTCATGGACAACCCGGTCCCGGGCCTGGCCGAGCCGCCGAAGGCCCAGGAGGTCTACAAGGTCCTGGACAACGTGATGTCCGGCCTCCTCACCAATGAGGACGCCGACGTCGACAAGCTGCTCTCCACCGCGGAGCAGCAGGTCAACCAGGTTCTGGCCACGCAGTGA
- a CDS encoding LacI family DNA-binding transcriptional regulator, whose product MTRRLAQVAKKVGVSEATVSRVLNGKPGVSETTRQSVLSALDVLGYERPTQLRGERARLVGLVLPELQNPIFPAFAEVIGGALAQQGLTPVLCTQTKGGVSEADYVELLLQQQVSGVVFAGGGLFAQADAPHDHYRLLAERNIPVVLVNASIPDLGFPCIACDDAVAVGQSWRHLTSLGHERIGLVLGPSDHIPSRRKLTAAREAAQASDGTLPDAHVERAMFSLEGGQAAATRLLDRGVTGIICASDPLALGAVRAARRRGHHVPHDVSVVGYDDSAFMTCTEPPLTTVRQPIEAMGRAAVDLLCAQIQGTEVPHRELLFEPELVVRGSTAQVSTR is encoded by the coding sequence GTGACGCGACGACTTGCTCAGGTGGCGAAGAAGGTTGGGGTCAGCGAGGCCACGGTCAGCCGGGTGCTCAACGGCAAACCGGGGGTCTCCGAGACGACCCGGCAGTCCGTACTGAGCGCGCTGGACGTCCTGGGCTACGAGCGGCCCACCCAGCTGCGCGGCGAGCGCGCCCGTCTGGTCGGCCTGGTCCTGCCCGAGCTGCAGAACCCGATCTTCCCCGCGTTCGCCGAGGTCATCGGCGGCGCACTCGCCCAGCAGGGCCTGACACCGGTGCTGTGCACCCAGACCAAGGGCGGCGTCTCCGAGGCCGACTACGTCGAGCTGCTGCTCCAACAACAGGTCTCCGGGGTCGTCTTCGCCGGCGGCGGTCTGTTCGCGCAGGCGGACGCCCCGCACGACCACTACCGGCTGCTCGCCGAGCGCAACATCCCCGTAGTGCTCGTCAACGCCTCCATCCCCGACCTCGGCTTTCCCTGCATCGCCTGCGACGACGCCGTCGCCGTAGGACAGTCCTGGCGGCACCTGACGTCACTCGGGCACGAGCGGATCGGTCTCGTCCTCGGCCCCTCCGACCACATCCCGTCCCGGCGTAAGCTGACGGCCGCCCGCGAGGCCGCTCAGGCCTCCGACGGCACCCTGCCCGACGCCCACGTGGAGCGGGCCATGTTCTCCCTGGAGGGCGGCCAGGCCGCCGCCACCCGCCTCCTGGACCGCGGCGTCACCGGCATCATCTGCGCCAGCGACCCCCTCGCCCTCGGCGCCGTCCGCGCCGCCCGCCGCCGCGGACACCACGTACCCCACGACGTTTCCGTCGTCGGCTACGACGACAGCGCCTTCATGACCTGCACCGAACCACCCCTCACCACCGTCCGCCAACCCATCGAAGCCATGGGACGCGCCGCCGTCGACCTCCTCTGCGCACAGATCCAGGGCACCGAAGTCCCGCACAGGGAACTGCTCTTCGAACCGGAACTGGTCGTCCGCGGCTCCACCGCCCAGGTTTCCACCCGGTAG